The proteins below are encoded in one region of Candidatus Methylomirabilis sp.:
- the glnE gene encoding bifunctional [glutamate--ammonia ligase]-adenylyl-L-tyrosine phosphorylase/[glutamate--ammonia-ligase] adenylyltransferase: MASAFALSPYFTTLLTRNPQALQWLFGEGGITICREEGDSLVALRAFAEPIGNFADLCAKLRGFKRREILRIGLRDLGGHAPFEEVARELSYLAGACLDVACRACYGMLVGKDGGPPDRDPIGRGNATGFVILGMGKLGGRELNFSSDIDLQYLHAADEEEHETGSAVDGRTRITRETFYVKLAELITRAMGEITEEGFVFRTDLRLRPHGKSGKITNSLRGAEVYYESWGDTWERAALIKASPVAGDIELGNEFLRRVEPFVFRRYLDFTAIEEIQALKIRLERERTSGRRPFNLKYMPGGIREIEFFLQALQLIYGGKFPILREANTLRTLEQLETVGIIRPEDHQALREAYVIWRTLEHRVQMANNEQTHTLPEAPEDLGRLAKAMGYAGPDAGEALRADLTRRITTVREITTRLFSRPSAAVPGGMGDLLGLLRDEEAKDRVIEELKRLGFRAPERAYGSLLAMTQGPPLTRFPERALRLLRQLAPAMLSEALASPSPEQALNHLEEFLERVGARTSFYALLTENPPILKSLMRLFGTSFYLSNFLVQHPELLDALVLGEASSPHRGRDLMARELAEDLHAVPSYEERLDALRRYHHTELLRIGLNDLYGTLETQEVSEQLTDLAEVCLTAAWELCKEELRLRYGTPMTVEADGRQREAPMVIVGMGALGAREMAYHSDLDVIFIFAGEGETTQGLSNHEYFVRLAQGLISALSSPTREGYAYRVDARLRPSGRFGPLVTSLAAFEAYHAEHAWTWERQALIRARCVAGEERLAARVQGMVRQIVYEGPFTDAMIPEIHHLRERMRHELAKEYKGKHNVKLGRGGLVEILFIVQLLQLQVGRGYPPLRVPNTVEALTQLRSGGFLPPESHETLITAYSFLRRLENGLRLIHDRSLDEFREESEELEGLARHLYRAALSPEEGTRRLLQEFLAHTEAVRKLYCRFFQTGE; the protein is encoded by the coding sequence TTGGCCAGTGCGTTCGCCCTCTCTCCCTACTTCACAACGCTCCTTACCCGCAATCCGCAGGCGCTCCAGTGGCTCTTTGGCGAGGGAGGAATCACGATCTGCAGGGAAGAGGGCGACTCTCTGGTTGCGCTTCGCGCCTTCGCAGAACCGATCGGGAACTTTGCCGACCTCTGTGCAAAACTCCGCGGGTTCAAGCGGCGGGAGATCCTGCGCATCGGCCTCAGGGATCTCGGGGGGCACGCACCGTTCGAGGAGGTGGCCCGGGAACTGTCGTACCTGGCCGGCGCCTGCCTGGACGTTGCTTGCCGGGCCTGCTATGGGATGCTGGTCGGAAAGGATGGCGGGCCGCCGGATCGGGACCCGATCGGGAGGGGGAATGCGACCGGCTTTGTGATCCTGGGGATGGGGAAGCTCGGCGGCAGAGAATTGAACTTCAGCTCCGACATCGACCTCCAGTATCTCCATGCGGCGGACGAGGAGGAGCACGAGACAGGATCAGCCGTAGATGGTCGCACCCGGATCACTCGGGAGACCTTCTATGTGAAGCTCGCCGAGCTGATCACACGAGCGATGGGAGAGATCACCGAGGAGGGCTTTGTCTTCCGGACGGACCTGCGGCTCCGACCGCACGGAAAATCCGGAAAAATCACCAACTCGCTCCGGGGGGCAGAGGTCTACTATGAGTCCTGGGGCGACACCTGGGAGCGGGCAGCCTTGATCAAGGCCAGCCCCGTGGCCGGCGATATCGAGTTGGGCAATGAATTCCTCAGGCGAGTCGAGCCGTTTGTCTTTCGGCGATATCTCGATTTCACGGCCATCGAGGAGATCCAGGCATTGAAGATCCGGTTGGAGCGGGAGCGCACCAGCGGCCGCCGCCCGTTCAACCTGAAGTACATGCCCGGAGGCATCCGGGAGATCGAATTCTTCCTTCAGGCCCTGCAGCTCATCTACGGAGGGAAGTTTCCAATCCTTCGGGAGGCCAACACCCTGCGGACCCTCGAGCAGTTGGAGACCGTCGGGATCATCCGCCCGGAAGATCACCAAGCCCTCCGAGAAGCGTACGTCATCTGGAGGACCCTGGAACACCGCGTGCAGATGGCGAACAACGAGCAGACCCATACGCTGCCGGAAGCGCCGGAGGATCTCGGGCGGTTGGCCAAGGCGATGGGCTATGCCGGTCCAGACGCGGGAGAGGCCCTGCGCGCCGACCTCACTCGGAGGATCACGACCGTGCGGGAGATCACCACGCGTCTCTTCTCGCGGCCATCGGCGGCGGTCCCGGGTGGGATGGGCGACCTGCTCGGACTCCTGCGAGACGAAGAGGCCAAGGACCGGGTCATCGAGGAGCTCAAGCGCTTGGGCTTCCGTGCGCCCGAAAGAGCGTACGGTTCCCTCCTGGCGATGACGCAAGGTCCGCCCCTGACCCGTTTCCCGGAGCGCGCCCTGAGGCTCCTGCGGCAGTTGGCTCCGGCCATGCTCTCGGAAGCCTTGGCCTCTCCCTCCCCTGAGCAGGCCCTGAATCATCTGGAGGAATTTCTGGAGAGGGTGGGGGCCCGGACGAGCTTCTACGCCCTCCTGACCGAGAATCCCCCGATCCTGAAGTCCCTGATGCGGCTCTTTGGGACGAGCTTCTACCTCTCGAATTTCCTCGTCCAGCACCCGGAGCTCTTGGACGCCCTGGTGTTGGGCGAGGCCTCCTCTCCCCATCGGGGCCGGGACCTCATGGCCCGGGAGCTTGCGGAGGATCTCCACGCGGTTCCGTCTTATGAGGAAAGACTCGACGCCCTCCGCCGGTATCACCACACGGAACTGCTGCGGATCGGGCTGAATGATCTCTACGGAACCCTGGAGACCCAGGAGGTCAGCGAACAACTGACCGACCTGGCCGAGGTTTGCCTCACGGCCGCCTGGGAACTCTGCAAGGAAGAGTTGCGGCTCCGGTATGGGACCCCGATGACGGTCGAAGCCGACGGGCGACAGCGCGAGGCCCCCATGGTTATCGTGGGCATGGGCGCCCTGGGGGCGAGGGAGATGGCGTATCACTCGGATCTCGATGTGATCTTCATCTTTGCTGGAGAGGGGGAAACGACGCAGGGACTTTCCAATCACGAGTACTTCGTGCGGCTGGCCCAGGGACTCATCTCCGCCCTGAGCAGCCCCACCCGGGAGGGGTATGCCTACCGGGTGGATGCCCGATTGCGTCCCTCAGGACGGTTCGGCCCTCTGGTGACGTCGCTCGCCGCCTTCGAGGCCTATCACGCGGAGCACGCCTGGACCTGGGAGCGCCAGGCGCTCATCAGGGCCCGGTGCGTCGCCGGAGAGGAGAGGCTGGCCGCCCGGGTCCAGGGGATGGTGCGCCAGATCGTGTATGAGGGCCCCTTCACCGACGCGATGATCCCGGAGATCCATCACCTCAGGGAACGGATGCGTCACGAACTGGCCAAGGAGTACAAGGGCAAGCACAACGTCAAACTCGGGCGGGGGGGCCTGGTCGAGATCCTCTTCATCGTCCAGCTCCTCCAGCTCCAGGTCGGCCGGGGCTACCCTCCCCTGCGGGTCCCGAATACCGTCGAGGCCTTGACCCAGCTTCGGAGCGGGGGGTTCCTGCCTCCCGAGAGTCATGAGACCCTCATCACCGCCTACAGTTTCCTCAGGCGTTTGGAGAACGGGCTGCGCCTCATCCATGATCGGTCGCTCGACGAGTTTCGAGAGGAGTCCGAGGAGCTCGAGGGGTTGGCCAGACACCTCTATCGGGCGGCCCTCTCTCCGGAAGAGGGGACCCGGCGGCTGCTCCAGGAGTTCTTGGCGCATACCGAGGCGGTGAGGAAACTGTACTGCCGCTTCTTCCAAACGGGAGAGTAG